A DNA window from Syntrophales bacterium contains the following coding sequences:
- a CDS encoding Hpt domain-containing protein, whose protein sequence is MTDEKIIVHVDPDIEDLIPGFLENRHKDIKTIGESLAVGDYETIQRLGHSMKGAGGGYGFDEITAIGSRIENAAKEENADEIQRQAGELLRYLENIEVVYE, encoded by the coding sequence ATGACGGATGAAAAAATAATTGTCCATGTGGACCCGGATATTGAGGACCTTATACCAGGTTTTCTCGAAAACAGACACAAAGACATAAAGACAATAGGAGAATCCCTCGCTGTTGGCGATTATGAGACCATACAGAGACTGGGACACTCGATGAAGGGGGCCGGCGGCGGATACGGATTTGATGAAATTACCGCAATAGGCTCACGCATTGAAAATGCGGCAAAGGAGGAAAACGCAGATGAAATCCAAAGGCAGGCGGGAGAACTCTTGCGTTACCTTGAAAATATTGAGGTAGTTTATGAATAA
- a CDS encoding Hpt domain-containing protein — translation MKKEEARPVFDRDFALEITDGDIEFLKELVEVFSSQYPEKLASISLGIKGKDFKTISETAHSLKGSSGNLGLTRVYELSSEIERLAEKGQTEDIEKLYIEIEEELGRFKEFVSMPGWEEE, via the coding sequence ATGAAGAAAGAGGAAGCGAGACCGGTATTTGACAGAGATTTTGCATTAGAAATAACTGACGGGGACATAGAATTCTTAAAAGAGCTGGTGGAGGTATTCAGCTCTCAGTATCCTGAAAAATTAGCGAGTATTTCCCTGGGAATAAAGGGAAAAGATTTTAAGACCATCAGCGAGACCGCGCACAGTTTAAAGGGGTCATCCGGTAATCTGGGTCTGACCCGGGTTTATGAACTCTCTTCCGAGATAGAAAGGCTTGCGGAAAAAGGGCAAACTGAAGACATAGAGAAACTTTACATAGAGATTGAAGAAGAGTTAGGCAGATTTAAAGAATTTGTTTCAATGCCCGGATGGGAGGAAGAATGA
- a CDS encoding diguanylate cyclase, which yields MKILIAEDETISRMILIRTLENRGYEVLSARDGQEGWEIFQKEKEDISIAILDWMMPGMNGLELCKRIKEAVTSHYVYVIFLTGKKDIENIVEGLEAGADDYLTKPFDRRELFSRIEVGQRIVDLERALNESNRKLHQMAVTDSLTGIFNRRAILERLGDELSRAGREKIPLCLIMLDIDHFKRVNDEYGHIVGDNVLVEVVNRVKSQLRSYDIMGRYGGEEFLLGVPGANPEAGRKIAEKLRTCICERPFEIDDKRLNVSISLGVTSIVPSRDGNTNDFIEVMIKTADDALYKAKETGRNRVVYG from the coding sequence ATGAAAATACTGATTGCAGAAGATGAAACCATCTCTCGCATGATACTGATAAGAACATTGGAGAACCGTGGGTATGAGGTTTTATCGGCACGGGATGGACAGGAGGGATGGGAAATATTTCAGAAAGAAAAAGAGGATATTTCTATTGCCATACTTGACTGGATGATGCCGGGGATGAACGGGCTGGAATTGTGCAAGCGGATAAAAGAGGCCGTTACTTCTCATTATGTTTATGTAATATTCCTGACGGGGAAAAAAGATATAGAAAATATTGTTGAAGGGCTTGAAGCAGGTGCGGATGACTATCTGACAAAACCATTTGACAGGAGAGAGTTATTCTCCAGAATAGAAGTGGGACAGAGGATTGTCGATCTTGAAAGAGCTCTTAATGAGTCGAACCGGAAGCTCCATCAAATGGCTGTTACGGACAGTCTCACAGGGATTTTTAACAGAAGGGCCATTTTGGAACGCTTAGGGGATGAGCTTTCCCGTGCAGGCCGCGAAAAAATCCCTCTTTGCCTGATCATGCTTGACATTGATCACTTCAAAAGGGTTAATGATGAATACGGGCATATTGTGGGTGATAATGTCCTGGTAGAAGTTGTGAACAGGGTAAAGTCTCAACTGAGGTCATATGACATCATGGGCAGGTATGGGGGGGAGGAGTTTCTGCTTGGTGTACCTGGGGCAAACCCCGAAGCCGGCAGGAAAATTGCGGAAAAGCTTCGTACCTGCATCTGCGAAAGACCTTTTGAGATTGATGATAAAAGATTGAATGTGAGCATAAGCCTGGGCGTGACCAGCATAGTGCCGTCAAGAGATGGCAACACAAATGACTTCATAGAAGTTATGATAAAAACTGCTGACGACGCCCTCTATAAGGCAAAGGAAACGGGCAGGAACAGAGTGGTTTACGGATAG
- a CDS encoding ATPase, T2SS/T4P/T4SS family, producing MNNLAKPLILCIDDYPDNLRLIERFLTDSYNVITADNGLKGLELAATEKPDLILLDIMMPEMDGYEVCSRLQKNNETAYIPVIFLTALGEEQGKGKAFSVGAVDYLVKPVRKDLLMEKVSKHLQTNSRWKEIQEDVKSWYERIQPADFIKFKESLFEQLNLDPEKKFKFANTPPSMIYSISSDIGTNESKTAKHIAEFLKLPYVPHINPEDVQLGVLPTTFCKSNHILPLKDKSGKKAFVVINPFDWELLDTMMKFSGLDKASNLIITEPENIEMIFKHEGSERVEAAPIAPDKPKIESLSKLTEAEIRERPVVHIANNVIATAVKERASDIHIEPKENNFLVRFRIDGDLRDIFTLEKNTGIKLTSRYKALGGLDIAEKRKPQDGVFAAVIDERTFNLRLSTTSTPNGESMVMRLLEPDVKPKELTELGMMDKQTNTLIKAANRKAGLILIVGGTGSGKTTTIYSLLSKIDSQTRSLMSVEDPVEYRIPFANQQQVNVKAGVTFESLLKASVRQDPDMLYMGEVRDGYSAKMAIDFASTGHLTITTLHTSNATTAIFRLERLGIERGTMADVILAIVAQRLLKKLCYNCKEIVPISQEEMEMLSPYTDDIPSRVAHPVGCTECNDTGYYGREGIYEIIEFNPAISEMVRMGAPVSEIRSFVQERGDYLISNHALEKIKFFIFNPKDIYENVLLEEIDFKKAKPVETVTEAALADEAKEEGASLLVVEDDEDNKKLIERFLENQGYRIITAEDGVDALLHLGKEQFDLILSDVDMPNLDGFKLLEMVSQKGIKTPVIFLTSRTSPEDEEKGFKLGAMDYIRKPIQKEILLLRVKRILDGARKQGSRDG from the coding sequence ATGAATAATTTGGCAAAACCTCTGATTCTGTGCATTGACGACTATCCAGACAACCTCAGGTTGATCGAGCGGTTTCTCACGGACAGTTACAATGTCATTACCGCTGATAATGGCCTCAAAGGACTGGAATTAGCCGCCACTGAAAAACCTGACCTTATCCTGCTTGATATCATGATGCCGGAAATGGACGGTTATGAAGTTTGTTCCAGATTACAAAAGAACAATGAAACTGCCTATATCCCGGTAATATTTCTCACTGCTCTGGGGGAGGAGCAAGGCAAGGGAAAGGCATTTTCGGTCGGAGCTGTAGATTATCTGGTAAAACCGGTCCGAAAAGACCTTCTGATGGAAAAGGTCAGCAAGCATTTGCAAACAAATTCCCGATGGAAAGAAATACAGGAAGATGTCAAATCATGGTACGAGAGAATCCAGCCGGCTGATTTCATAAAGTTTAAAGAATCTCTGTTTGAACAATTGAACCTCGATCCCGAAAAAAAATTCAAGTTCGCAAATACTCCCCCTTCAATGATATATTCCATATCATCCGATATAGGAACAAATGAGAGTAAAACAGCTAAACATATTGCGGAGTTTCTGAAGTTGCCGTATGTCCCTCATATCAATCCTGAAGATGTTCAACTGGGTGTCCTCCCCACAACGTTTTGCAAGTCAAACCATATATTGCCGCTAAAGGATAAATCCGGTAAAAAGGCCTTCGTGGTAATCAACCCTTTTGACTGGGAACTCCTGGATACCATGATGAAATTTTCCGGCCTTGATAAAGCATCCAATCTAATCATAACAGAACCTGAAAATATCGAAATGATATTCAAGCATGAAGGGTCGGAACGGGTTGAAGCAGCTCCCATCGCCCCTGACAAACCAAAAATTGAATCGTTGTCAAAACTGACAGAAGCGGAAATAAGAGAACGCCCTGTTGTGCACATTGCCAACAATGTCATAGCCACTGCTGTAAAAGAAAGGGCAAGTGATATTCACATAGAGCCAAAGGAAAACAATTTCCTTGTTCGCTTCCGAATTGACGGTGATTTGAGAGATATATTCACCCTGGAAAAAAATACCGGGATTAAACTCACATCCAGATATAAGGCGCTTGGCGGCCTTGATATAGCGGAGAAAAGAAAGCCCCAGGATGGTGTCTTCGCGGCAGTTATAGATGAAAGAACCTTCAATCTCAGACTGTCCACAACTTCCACGCCCAACGGCGAAAGCATGGTCATGCGACTTCTGGAACCGGATGTAAAGCCGAAAGAGCTGACTGAGCTGGGCATGATGGACAAACAGACAAACACGCTGATCAAAGCCGCCAACCGGAAAGCCGGGCTAATCCTTATAGTGGGGGGCACAGGATCCGGAAAAACCACCACCATTTACAGCCTCCTGAGCAAAATAGACTCTCAAACCCGAAGCCTGATGTCCGTTGAAGATCCCGTTGAATACCGCATACCCTTTGCCAATCAGCAGCAGGTAAATGTAAAGGCCGGTGTTACCTTTGAATCCCTTTTGAAAGCTTCAGTCAGGCAGGACCCCGACATGCTGTACATGGGTGAGGTAAGGGATGGCTATTCTGCAAAAATGGCTATTGATTTTGCCAGCACCGGTCACCTGACCATTACCACCCTGCACACATCTAATGCCACCACCGCTATCTTTCGTCTCGAAAGACTGGGCATTGAACGAGGCACAATGGCAGATGTTATTCTGGCTATTGTCGCCCAGAGACTGCTGAAAAAGCTCTGTTACAATTGCAAGGAAATCGTACCGATCTCACAGGAAGAAATGGAAATGTTATCGCCATATACCGACGACATTCCATCCCGCGTTGCTCACCCTGTCGGTTGTACAGAGTGCAATGATACGGGTTATTATGGTCGCGAAGGAATCTATGAAATCATAGAATTCAATCCGGCTATTTCTGAAATGGTACGCATGGGAGCACCCGTTTCGGAAATCAGATCATTCGTCCAGGAAAGAGGCGATTACCTGATAAGTAACCATGCCCTGGAAAAGATTAAATTTTTTATCTTTAATCCGAAAGACATTTACGAAAATGTGCTTCTTGAGGAAATTGATTTCAAGAAAGCAAAACCGGTAGAAACGGTCACTGAAGCAGCATTAGCCGACGAAGCAAAAGAAGAGGGAGCATCTCTTCTTGTTGTAGAGGATGACGAAGACAATAAAAAACTGATCGAGCGCTTCCTGGAAAATCAGGGATACAGGATTATCACTGCAGAGGACGGCGTTGATGCCCTTCTTCACCTGGGCAAGGAACAATTTGACCTTATCCTTTCCGATGTGGACATGCCCAATTTAGACGGTTTTAAACTGCTTGAGATGGTCAGCCAGAAAGGAATTAAAACACCTGTAATATTCTTAACATCCAGAACCAGCCCGGAAGATGAAGAAAAAGGCTTCAAGCTGGGAGCCATGGATTACATAAGGAAGCCTATTCAAAAGGAAATATTGCTGTTGAGGGTCAAAAGAATCCTTGACGGGGCAAGAAAGCAGGGAAGCAGAGATGGATAA